TTCGGGCGCCTCGATGATCCTGCTGCCCAAATTCGATCCCGAGCAGGTCTTCAGATACCTGCCCCAAGTGACGAGCATGATGGGTGTGCCGACTTTCTATGTCCGGCTGCTTCAGGATAACAGACTGACCAAGGAGGCGACGAAGCATATGCGCCTCTTCGTCTCCGGCTCGGCGCCGCTGCTGGCCGAGACGCATCGGGAGTGGAGTGCCCGCACCGGTCACGCCATCCTCGAGCGCTACGGCATGACCGAGACCAACATGAACACCTCGAACCCCTATGACGGGGATCGGGTGGCGGGCACGGTTGGCTTCCCGCTGCCCGGCGTCTCGGCACGCGTCACCGATCCCGAGACGGGCAAGGAGCTTGCCCGCGACGAGATCGGCATGATCGAGGTCAAGGGCCCGAACGTCTTCAAGGGCTACTGGCGCAATCCCGAGAAGACCAACGCCGAGTTCCGGCCCGATGGCTTCTTCATCACCGGCGACCTCGGCAAGATCGACCCCGCCGGCTACGTCCACATCGTCGGGCGCGGCAAGGATCTGATCATCACCGGCGGCTACAACGTCTATCCCAAGGAAGTCGAGACCGAGATCGACGAGATGCCCGGCGTGATCGAGAGCGCCGTGATCGGCGTGCCGCATCCCGATTTCGGCGAGGGCGTGACGGCGGTCGTTGTCGCCAAGCCGGGAGCGGAGATCACCGCCCAGGGCATCGCCCGGGCGCTGGAGCAGCGCCTCGCCAAGTTCAAGCAGCCCAAGCAGGTCTTCGTCGTCACCGAGCTGCCGCGCAACACCATGGGCAAGGTCCAGAAGAACCTTCTGCGCGAGCAGTACAAGGACATCTACGCCAGGCAGATGAAGGCCGGCGAGTAGGACAGTTTCTCAGGCGCTGGTCATCCCGGGCGACCGAAGGGAGACCCGGGATCCATGCCTGAGCATTTCTGTTAGACGTTCAGGCATGGATCCCGGCTCTTCGCTTCGCTGCGGCCGGGATGACGGCTCGGGTTGAAACAGCTCACACCAGCGCGGGTACGCCGAGTTCGATCGTCTCGCCATCGGCGGGGATGCGCAGCCGCCGCGAGTCGACGCCGCGCTCCTTCGCCGCCTTCCGCAGGCGGGTGCGGCTGACGGTGGCGTGGTCGAGGGCTTCCATATGCGTCGCGATCACGGTCGCGCGCGGGAAGGCCTCGGCAAGATCGAGCGTCTGCTCGTCGTCCATGACGATCAGCGTGTTGTCCCACATCGCGCCGCAGGAATGGGTGACGATGATATCGGGGCCGGTCGCGGCCACCGCGTCGCGCAGCGGCTGGTAGAAGACGCTGTCGCCGCACCAGTAGAGCGTCGGCTCGCCCGGCGCCTCGAAGCTCAAGCCCATCACCTGACCCATCTTCTCGACGACGGCGCCGGTGCCGTGCTGCGCGGGATGCCGCTTCAGCACGATCGGCCCCAGCCGGATGAAGCAGTCGATCGCGGTGATCGAGGAGAAGCCAGCCTGCGCGATCGCCGCCTCGTCGCCGGGCTGGCAGATGATCGGCAGCCCCTTTGGAACCCGCTCCTTGGCGACCTCGTCGAAGTGATCGGCGTGGAGATGGGAGACGATCACCGTGTCGACGCCGGCAAGGATGTCCTCGATCGGCTCGGGCAGATCGACCATCGGGTTCTCCGAGCGCCCGGTGAAGGAGCGGCGGCTGTGGCGCGGGCCGAAATCGGGGTCGATCAGGAAGGTCCTGCCGCCGTAATCGAGTTTCAGCGTCGCGTTGCGGAGAAGTTTGAGCTTCATATCCGTCTGCTCCTCGTCTCGGGGCGGGCATTGTTCCGCATCCCGACACGGTGAGACCAGTTCGGATTTGTGAAGCTGTCTCCACGTTCGCGTGACGTATCAGGCTAGATCACGCGCCGATCCGACTGCCACGCAGTCAGATCGGAGAACGCGTTCTCTCACTCAAAGTTTGGAGACGGATTCCGGCTCCAAGGCGAACTGGCCGTAGGGCACGTT
Above is a genomic segment from Bosea sp. NBC_00550 containing:
- a CDS encoding malonate--CoA ligase, which encodes MGNHLFDLIRSRMPAPEAPFALLDDGRRLSYADMLDVSARFANALVGLGVKPGNRVAVQVEKSFEALMLYLGTVRAGAIFLPLNTAYTPAEIEYFLGDAAPAVFVCDPAKAEALRPYAEKAGAKLETLGVGTGSLLDKASAASTGFTDVERGPDDLAAILYTSGTTGRSKGAMLSHDNLSSNALALVDYWRFTKGDVLLHALPIFHTHGLFVATNVILLSGASMILLPKFDPEQVFRYLPQVTSMMGVPTFYVRLLQDNRLTKEATKHMRLFVSGSAPLLAETHREWSARTGHAILERYGMTETNMNTSNPYDGDRVAGTVGFPLPGVSARVTDPETGKELARDEIGMIEVKGPNVFKGYWRNPEKTNAEFRPDGFFITGDLGKIDPAGYVHIVGRGKDLIITGGYNVYPKEVETEIDEMPGVIESAVIGVPHPDFGEGVTAVVVAKPGAEITAQGIARALEQRLAKFKQPKQVFVVTELPRNTMGKVQKNLLREQYKDIYARQMKAGE
- a CDS encoding MBL fold metallo-hydrolase; translated protein: MKLKLLRNATLKLDYGGRTFLIDPDFGPRHSRRSFTGRSENPMVDLPEPIEDILAGVDTVIVSHLHADHFDEVAKERVPKGLPIICQPGDEAAIAQAGFSSITAIDCFIRLGPIVLKRHPAQHGTGAVVEKMGQVMGLSFEAPGEPTLYWCGDSVFYQPLRDAVAATGPDIIVTHSCGAMWDNTLIVMDDEQTLDLAEAFPRATVIATHMEALDHATVSRTRLRKAAKERGVDSRRLRIPADGETIELGVPALV